The Streptomyces sp. NBC_01353 genome contains a region encoding:
- a CDS encoding TetR family transcriptional regulator C-terminal domain-containing protein, whose amino-acid sequence MPKIVDRQEQRRQIGAALLRLAAEQGLDQVSVRTVAAASGRSAGAVQKYFPTKEDLLVLAAELAGERIEERMALVDTDLPLRQALRELILTTLPLDEERRAEATAQLAFAVHAAHHPRLAAIRRQVDHDIRQALAAWLETVACPEPAATADAVIALSDGLALRMLYAPEEHAPLLAALDRALDALTSVGG is encoded by the coding sequence ATGCCCAAGATCGTCGACCGGCAGGAGCAGCGCCGGCAGATCGGCGCAGCCCTGCTCCGACTCGCCGCCGAACAGGGCCTGGACCAGGTCAGTGTGCGGACCGTCGCCGCCGCCAGCGGCCGTTCCGCCGGTGCCGTGCAGAAGTACTTCCCTACGAAGGAGGACCTGCTCGTCCTCGCCGCCGAACTGGCCGGTGAGCGGATCGAGGAGCGGATGGCCCTGGTGGACACGGACCTGCCCCTTCGGCAGGCGCTGCGTGAGCTGATCCTCACCACGCTTCCTCTCGACGAGGAGCGCCGCGCCGAGGCAACGGCGCAGCTCGCGTTCGCCGTCCACGCGGCGCACCATCCCCGCCTCGCCGCCATCCGGCGGCAGGTCGACCACGACATCCGGCAGGCACTCGCGGCATGGCTGGAGACCGTCGCGTGTCCCGAGCCGGCGGCGACCGCCGACGCCGTCATCGCACTCTCCGACGGCCTGGCGCTACGGATGCTGTACGCCCCCGAGGAGCACGCGCCCCTTCTCGCCGCCCTCGACCGCGCGCTCGACGCGCTGACATCCGTGGGTGGTTAG
- a CDS encoding DUF1707 domain-containing protein, whose amino-acid sequence MMNDRSRPAIPDVRISDQDRDRTLAVLAAALTEGRLDPSEHAARAGAAVEARTATELTALTADLPAVQPTRAERDRKDLAEWLAEWRYWLGGLVIMSGIWGVRCLQKDELTYYWPVAPLGIWAAVLIAIAIWPSDSDTNEEP is encoded by the coding sequence ATGATGAACGACCGGAGCCGTCCCGCCATACCTGACGTACGGATCTCGGACCAGGACCGCGACCGAACGCTCGCCGTCCTCGCGGCCGCCCTCACCGAGGGCCGGCTCGACCCGTCGGAACACGCGGCCCGCGCCGGAGCCGCCGTCGAGGCCCGGACCGCCACGGAACTCACCGCCCTGACGGCCGATCTGCCCGCCGTGCAGCCCACCCGCGCGGAGCGGGACCGCAAGGACCTCGCCGAATGGCTCGCGGAGTGGCGCTACTGGCTCGGCGGCCTGGTGATCATGTCGGGCATCTGGGGGGTGCGCTGCCTGCAGAAGGACGAGCTCACGTACTACTGGCCGGTCGCGCCCCTCGGTATCTGGGCGGCAGTCCTGATCGCCATCGCGATCTGGCCCAGCGACAGCGACACGAACGAGGAGCCGTAG